From a region of the Microbacterium sp. nov. GSS16 genome:
- a CDS encoding DUF72 domain-containing protein — protein sequence MTSLPPSPAAVPRIRVGTSGWRYRSWRDDFYPAGLVQRAELAYIGEHLSTVELNGSFYSLQRPQSYLRWRDAVPEGFTFAVKGSRYISHMLRLRDTTAALANFFASGVLALGPTLGPILWQLPARQEFESGVLEAFLAALPRTTAEANALGRQHDERMNGRTWLEDVEDRPLRYALEPRSDTFDDPRAADILNRHGVALTVADTAGRWPRFDPGDAGLVYVRLHGASELYASGYTDRELQEWAERCTGWAAQGEGRDVFVYFDNDARGHAPHDPVALARLVGDQPAGR from the coding sequence ATGACCTCGCTCCCTCCCTCCCCCGCCGCCGTGCCGCGCATTCGCGTCGGGACGTCCGGCTGGCGCTACCGCTCATGGCGCGATGACTTCTACCCGGCGGGCCTGGTGCAGCGGGCCGAGCTGGCGTACATCGGCGAGCACCTCTCGACCGTGGAGCTGAACGGATCGTTCTACTCGCTGCAGCGCCCGCAGAGCTACCTGCGCTGGCGCGACGCGGTGCCCGAGGGCTTCACATTCGCCGTCAAGGGATCGCGGTACATCTCGCACATGCTGCGACTGCGCGACACCACCGCCGCACTGGCCAACTTCTTCGCGTCGGGCGTGCTCGCGCTCGGTCCGACCCTCGGCCCGATCCTGTGGCAGCTGCCGGCGCGGCAGGAGTTCGAATCCGGCGTCCTCGAAGCGTTCCTCGCCGCGCTGCCGCGCACCACGGCCGAAGCGAATGCGCTCGGGCGGCAGCACGACGAGCGCATGAACGGACGCACCTGGTTGGAGGATGTCGAGGATCGTCCGCTGCGCTACGCACTCGAGCCGCGCTCCGACACCTTCGACGATCCTCGCGCGGCGGACATCCTGAATCGGCACGGCGTGGCCCTCACCGTCGCGGACACCGCCGGCAGATGGCCGCGGTTCGACCCCGGTGACGCGGGTCTGGTCTACGTGCGACTGCATGGCGCATCCGAGCTGTACGCGAGCGGATACACCGATCGGGAGCTGCAGGAGTGGGCCGAGCGGTGCACCGGCTGGGCGGCACAGGGCGAGGGCCGCGACGTCTTCGTCTACTTCGACAACGACGCGCGCGGGCATGCGCCGCATGACCCGGTGGCGCTCGCGCGGCTGGTCGGCGACCAGCCGGCCGGGCGCTGA
- a CDS encoding acyl carrier protein: MALTNDEVLAGLAELVTDETGIDASEVTMEKSFTDDLDIDSISMMTIVVNAEEKFGVTIPDDEVKNLKTVADAVNFIVAGQE, from the coding sequence ATGGCTCTCACCAACGACGAGGTCCTCGCCGGCCTTGCTGAGCTGGTCACCGACGAGACGGGCATCGACGCGTCCGAGGTCACGATGGAGAAGTCGTTCACCGACGACCTCGACATCGACTCGATCTCGATGATGACGATCGTCGTCAACGCCGAGGAGAAGTTCGGCGTGACCATCCCCGACGACGAGGTCAAGAACCTCAAGACCGTCGCCGACGCCGTGAACTTCATCGTCGCCGGCCAGGAGTAA
- a CDS encoding ACP S-malonyltransferase gives MIVVASPGQGSQTPGFLAPWLELDGVADQLAAYSEAAEVDLIAHGTESDAETIRDTRIAQPLIVAASLVAADQLSRRAGRRPDGAAGHSVGELAALAGAEVLTADDAMRLVGIRGRAMADAAAQTPTGMSAVLGGDADDVLALLEELELTPANYNVAGQIVAAGALPALAQLAERAPRGVRVMPLQVAGAFHTSYMSSAVDTLRAAVSDVPAGEPTLTLWSNRDGAVVDSGRDALERIVTQVSSPVRWDLCMTSFIDAGITGFIEVAPAGALSGLAKRGLRGVPNVAVKTPDDLDAAAELLAGASQNGAVS, from the coding sequence GTGATCGTCGTCGCATCGCCCGGACAGGGCTCTCAGACTCCCGGCTTCCTCGCCCCCTGGCTCGAGCTCGACGGAGTCGCCGACCAGCTGGCCGCCTACTCGGAGGCCGCCGAGGTCGATCTGATCGCGCACGGCACCGAATCGGACGCCGAGACCATCCGCGACACCCGCATCGCACAGCCGCTCATCGTCGCGGCCTCGCTGGTCGCGGCAGACCAGCTGTCCCGGCGCGCCGGCCGTCGGCCGGACGGAGCGGCCGGTCACTCGGTGGGCGAGCTCGCCGCCCTGGCCGGCGCCGAGGTGCTGACCGCCGACGACGCGATGCGGCTGGTCGGCATCCGCGGACGCGCGATGGCGGATGCCGCGGCGCAGACCCCGACCGGGATGAGCGCCGTGCTCGGCGGAGACGCCGACGACGTCCTCGCGCTGCTCGAAGAGCTCGAGCTCACTCCCGCGAACTACAACGTGGCCGGCCAGATCGTCGCCGCAGGCGCGCTGCCCGCGCTCGCACAGCTGGCCGAACGGGCTCCGCGCGGCGTGCGTGTGATGCCGCTGCAGGTCGCGGGCGCATTCCACACCTCGTACATGTCCTCCGCCGTCGACACGCTGCGCGCCGCCGTGTCGGACGTCCCGGCTGGCGAGCCGACCCTCACCCTGTGGTCGAATCGAGACGGCGCCGTCGTCGACTCAGGGCGCGACGCACTCGAACGCATCGTGACCCAGGTGTCGTCCCCGGTGCGCTGGGACCTGTGCATGACGTCGTTCATCGACGCGGGCATCACCGGCTTCATCGAGGTCGCGCCGGCCGGCGCGCTCTCCGGCCTGGCCAAGCGCGGCCTGCGAGGCGTGCCGAATGTCGCAGTGAAGACCCCCGACGACCTCGACGCAGCGGCTGAGCTGCTCGCCGGGGCATCGCAGAACGGAGCAGTCTCGTGA
- a CDS encoding iron-containing redox enzyme family protein, whose amino-acid sequence MTLSLSSDATAVALTPRGPLSAELLEVLADRAPERAEHLPQLARDAVLVEDPITDDDVQLSLFLLYSVAYGSLPQFGAHWEWDVSLLTTRAVLERAFEDAVRAAVPLPEPPEPTREAVAAALFALAAPQPGPSLSRFVSRRADVEQARELLMQRSIYTLREADAHSWAIPRLTGRAKAALIEIQADEYGGGRVERMHQVMFADAMRGAGLDDTYGGYIDAVPAITFASFNLMSMFALNRRLQGAVVGHLAAFEMTSSLPSRAIAEGLRRLGFGDDVAAYYDEHVEADAVHEQIAARDLAGSLAEDSPELLDDILFGAAACLTVDGWAGEHILHAWEAGRSSLRDERQPA is encoded by the coding sequence ATGACGCTCAGCCTCTCCTCCGACGCGACGGCCGTCGCCCTCACACCGCGCGGCCCTCTCAGCGCCGAGCTGCTCGAGGTGCTCGCCGATCGCGCGCCCGAGCGGGCGGAACATCTGCCGCAGCTGGCCCGCGACGCCGTCCTGGTCGAAGATCCGATCACCGACGACGACGTGCAGCTCTCGCTCTTCCTGCTGTATTCCGTTGCATACGGGTCGCTGCCGCAGTTCGGCGCCCACTGGGAATGGGATGTCTCACTTCTCACCACTCGTGCCGTTCTCGAGCGTGCTTTCGAGGATGCCGTGCGCGCCGCGGTGCCGCTGCCCGAGCCGCCGGAGCCCACCCGCGAGGCCGTCGCCGCGGCACTCTTCGCCCTGGCCGCTCCGCAGCCCGGGCCGAGCCTGTCGCGCTTCGTGAGCCGCAGGGCCGACGTCGAGCAGGCGCGCGAGCTGCTGATGCAGCGCAGCATCTACACGCTCCGCGAGGCCGACGCGCATTCGTGGGCGATCCCCCGACTGACCGGCCGAGCCAAGGCGGCGCTGATCGAGATCCAGGCCGACGAGTACGGCGGGGGTCGGGTGGAGCGCATGCACCAGGTGATGTTCGCCGACGCGATGCGCGGCGCCGGACTCGACGACACCTACGGCGGGTACATCGACGCCGTGCCGGCGATCACATTCGCCTCGTTCAATCTGATGTCGATGTTCGCGCTGAACCGCCGACTGCAGGGCGCCGTGGTGGGTCACCTGGCAGCTTTCGAGATGACCTCCTCGCTGCCGAGTCGGGCGATAGCCGAGGGGCTGAGGCGGCTCGGCTTCGGAGACGACGTGGCGGCGTACTACGACGAGCACGTCGAGGCCGATGCGGTGCACGAGCAGATCGCGGCGCGCGACCTGGCCGGGTCGCTGGCCGAGGACTCGCCGGAGCTCCTCGACGACATCCTCTTCGGAGCCGCGGCCTGCCTCACCGTCGACGGATGGGCGGGCGAGCACATCCTGCATGCGTGGGAGGCAGGCCGCAGCTCGCTGCGCGACGAGCGTCAGCCCGCCTGA
- a CDS encoding beta-ketoacyl-[acyl-carrier-protein] synthase family protein gives MTKRIVVTGIGATSALGGTAPENWANLLAGRSGTRTLPHDWIEKYQIPVHFAAEASVRPEEVLPRHEAKRLDPSTQFAMIAAREAWEDAGAPDVAPERLGVDWATGIGGVWTLLDAWDTLREKGPRRVMPLTVPMLMPNAGAGNLSLHFNAKAFARTVVSACASSTESIANAYEHLQDGLADVVIAGGAESAIHPITMASFASAQALSRRNDDPATASRPGAIDRDGFVMGEGGAALVLETEEHAKARGAKIYAYVVGGGVTADSYHITGNDPEGAGAARAVEAALAQAGASPDEVAHINAHATSTPVGDPNEYEALKRVFGDRIDEIPVSATKASTGHLLGGTGALEAVFTILALRDRIAPPTINMTEPDPAVPFKLSTEPQPLGDGDLLAISNSFGFGGHNAVVAFRSA, from the coding sequence ATGACCAAGCGCATCGTCGTCACCGGCATCGGCGCCACGTCCGCTCTGGGCGGCACGGCTCCCGAGAACTGGGCGAACCTGCTCGCCGGCCGGTCCGGCACCCGCACGCTGCCGCACGACTGGATCGAGAAGTATCAGATCCCCGTGCACTTCGCCGCGGAGGCCAGCGTGCGTCCCGAGGAGGTGCTGCCCCGGCATGAGGCGAAGCGCCTCGACCCGTCGACCCAGTTCGCGATGATCGCGGCCCGCGAGGCGTGGGAGGACGCCGGTGCACCCGACGTCGCCCCCGAGCGACTGGGCGTCGACTGGGCGACCGGCATCGGCGGCGTCTGGACGCTGCTCGACGCCTGGGACACTCTTCGCGAGAAGGGACCGCGGCGCGTCATGCCGCTGACCGTCCCCATGCTGATGCCGAACGCCGGCGCCGGCAACCTCTCCCTCCACTTCAATGCGAAGGCCTTCGCCCGCACTGTCGTCAGCGCATGCGCGTCGAGCACCGAGTCGATCGCGAACGCGTACGAGCACCTGCAGGACGGCCTCGCCGATGTCGTGATCGCCGGTGGTGCCGAGTCGGCGATCCACCCGATCACCATGGCGTCGTTCGCTTCCGCCCAGGCGCTTTCCCGGCGCAACGACGACCCGGCGACGGCATCCCGCCCCGGTGCGATCGACCGCGACGGCTTCGTGATGGGTGAAGGCGGGGCCGCACTCGTCCTCGAGACCGAGGAGCACGCCAAGGCCCGCGGCGCGAAGATCTACGCGTACGTGGTGGGCGGCGGAGTGACAGCCGACTCGTACCACATCACCGGGAACGACCCGGAGGGCGCCGGCGCCGCACGCGCGGTCGAGGCGGCTCTCGCGCAGGCGGGCGCGTCGCCGGACGAGGTCGCGCACATCAACGCTCACGCCACCTCCACCCCGGTCGGCGACCCGAACGAGTACGAGGCCCTCAAGCGCGTCTTCGGAGACCGCATCGACGAGATCCCCGTGTCGGCGACCAAGGCGTCGACGGGCCACCTGCTCGGCGGCACGGGGGCGCTCGAGGCCGTGTTCACCATCCTCGCGCTGCGCGACCGCATCGCTCCCCCGACGATCAACATGACCGAGCCCGACCCCGCCGTGCCCTTCAAGCTCTCCACCGAGCCGCAGCCGCTCGGCGACGGCGACCTGCTCGCGATCAGCAACTCGTTCGGCTTCGGCGGCCACAACGCCGTCGTCGCCTTCCGCAGCGCCTGA
- a CDS encoding alpha/beta fold hydrolase, with product MTATIGAARTAVRHMQDITVEEHTLTLPLVWGDDADTRTIDVFAAVVSRSGGENLPYLVFLQGGPGHEAPRPFRSPSAPSWLDAALAEYRVVLLDQRGTGRSTPVGDGDLSRGAEAVAEHLTHLRADAIVRDCEALREHLGAGRWNVLGQSFGGFTTLAYLSTDASSLDRVYITGGLSTLHRSPDEVYALCYDKMRDASERYYHRFPAHRDRMRRLADLALAGDLTLPDGEVVSLSRLRSAGSALGTDDGWQTLWSLLELDPASNAFRHDLAAAMPYGGRNPLYFVFHESSYASGHATRWSAERVEPADFAADPTLFTGEHIRRDWVDAVPAFRPWRDVALALAEHEWPSIYDAAAVQASGAVGAAAVYVNDVYVPFEFSMETARLLPGVRTWVTSEHEHNGLRAGDVLPRLIDLAHDRRVR from the coding sequence ATGACCGCCACCATCGGCGCCGCCAGGACCGCTGTTCGCCACATGCAGGACATCACGGTCGAAGAGCACACGCTCACCCTCCCGCTCGTCTGGGGCGACGACGCCGACACCCGCACGATCGACGTGTTCGCGGCCGTCGTCAGCCGTTCCGGCGGCGAGAACCTGCCCTACCTGGTGTTCCTGCAGGGCGGCCCCGGTCACGAGGCGCCTCGCCCGTTCCGCTCCCCCTCCGCCCCGTCGTGGCTGGATGCGGCCCTCGCCGAGTACCGCGTCGTGCTGCTCGACCAGCGCGGCACCGGCCGGTCGACGCCGGTGGGCGACGGCGACCTGAGCCGAGGCGCAGAGGCGGTCGCCGAGCACCTCACGCATCTGCGCGCGGATGCCATCGTGCGCGACTGCGAGGCGCTGCGCGAACACCTCGGCGCGGGGCGCTGGAATGTGCTCGGGCAGTCGTTCGGCGGATTCACGACCCTGGCCTATCTGTCCACCGATGCATCGTCGCTCGACCGGGTCTACATCACCGGCGGTCTGAGCACGCTCCACCGCTCGCCCGACGAGGTGTACGCGCTCTGCTACGACAAGATGCGCGACGCGTCCGAGCGGTACTACCATCGCTTCCCCGCGCACCGCGATCGGATGCGCCGGCTCGCCGACCTCGCGCTCGCCGGCGATCTCACGCTTCCCGACGGCGAGGTGGTCTCGCTGTCGCGGCTGCGCTCGGCAGGTTCCGCGCTGGGCACCGACGACGGCTGGCAGACGCTCTGGTCGCTGCTCGAGCTCGATCCCGCCTCGAACGCGTTCCGGCACGACCTCGCGGCGGCGATGCCGTACGGCGGGCGCAACCCGCTGTACTTCGTGTTCCACGAGTCGAGCTACGCCTCCGGCCACGCCACTCGCTGGTCGGCGGAGCGTGTCGAGCCTGCGGACTTCGCCGCCGATCCGACGCTCTTCACCGGCGAGCACATCCGTCGTGACTGGGTCGACGCCGTTCCCGCCTTCCGCCCTTGGCGAGATGTCGCGCTCGCCCTTGCCGAGCACGAGTGGCCGAGCATCTACGATGCGGCCGCCGTGCAGGCGTCCGGAGCGGTCGGCGCCGCCGCCGTCTACGTGAACGACGTGTACGTGCCCTTCGAGTTCTCGATGGAGACCGCGCGCCTGCTGCCCGGTGTGCGCACCTGGGTGACCAGTGAGCACGAGCACAACGGGCTGCGCGCCGGCGATGTGCTTCCCCGTCTGATCGATCTCGCGCACGACCGTCGCGTGCGCTGA
- a CDS encoding DUF3145 domain-containing protein — translation MATGYARGVVFIHSAPRALCPHLEWAVGRAIGRAVSFEWSDQPVQQGTRRAEFYWDAPAGTGAALATAIRGWEHLRFEVSEDPTPGSEGGRWLHTPDLGIHYAQTDSAGNIVIGEDRIRYAMEIAAGNASELQRELDVALGSAWDEELEPFRHAGDDTHVVWLHKVG, via the coding sequence ATGGCGACGGGATACGCACGCGGAGTGGTGTTCATCCACTCCGCTCCACGCGCGCTCTGCCCGCACCTCGAGTGGGCGGTAGGACGCGCCATCGGTCGTGCCGTCAGCTTCGAATGGAGCGACCAGCCGGTGCAGCAGGGCACCCGCCGCGCGGAGTTCTACTGGGACGCGCCCGCCGGGACGGGAGCTGCGCTTGCGACGGCGATCCGCGGCTGGGAGCACCTGCGCTTCGAGGTCTCGGAGGATCCGACCCCGGGCAGCGAGGGCGGCCGGTGGCTGCACACGCCCGATCTCGGGATCCACTACGCCCAGACCGACTCCGCGGGCAACATCGTGATCGGCGAGGACCGGATCCGCTATGCGATGGAGATCGCGGCGGGCAATGCGTCCGAGCTGCAGCGCGAGCTGGATGTCGCGCTCGGCTCGGCATGGGACGAGGAGCTCGAGCCGTTCCGGCACGCGGGCGACGACACGCACGTCGTCTGGCTGCACAAGGTGGGTTGA
- a CDS encoding DUF262 domain-containing protein, with protein sequence MATATNVEAHATGTIEWLSAPATNIVVPVYQRQYRWDIGGCEKLLSDIRAVAGEDDGHRHFIGSILSGRDSASGHASGGAEHDDLILIDGQQRITTIMLLIAALHHTVRDSDPALAAELQRVLVRADDPARTKLRPHDAWAGLYESVVLDRRDDGDRESRFDDNYAFFRSQVHADEAPAIWRGLQRLEHVSITLGPQASAQQIFESLNSTGQPLRDHELIHNYILMGLSHAEQQRIERDFWLPIEQHTGETIGAFWRHYLVMTTGREIDAAGEHGVYAAFRGSFPRLDVEHLRSDASVWREYAEIYGILLDPSRESDAGLRLQLNLLNTFGRTSYPLVMSAYADHRRGSIPREQLIDVLEWVQALFLRRAIVGLPTDRLIARLCRARTEGHDALMRAIGRITPSDERISAVLKYGELPHPAYVLGRIEGVEDLSDYDVETIVPPVPATSWSGDGSRPWNEYSEDEQNAHRALTPTLGNLTLLEDSLTLRVFGASFPEKRDRAYARSSISATRELADVPAWNTAAIAARTVRLTAQLLRIWPRPDVGEIDDDGLTPVLDAVRRRGWPAGWEREFDYCEYRGEHWEIKDVRALFNRIFRRAWTDDRAAALAYSAEHGGPLYDEMAWKGQWDEFDESHFLYMGWDSHYMMTALQGVLEQSGIASEVFVKYSYIGNVM encoded by the coding sequence ATGGCAACGGCGACCAATGTCGAGGCACACGCGACGGGAACGATCGAGTGGCTCTCCGCTCCCGCGACCAACATCGTCGTCCCGGTCTATCAGCGCCAGTACCGATGGGACATCGGGGGGTGCGAGAAGCTGCTCTCCGACATCCGTGCGGTCGCCGGTGAGGACGACGGTCACCGCCATTTCATCGGCTCGATCCTGTCGGGCCGCGATTCCGCATCGGGTCATGCAAGCGGGGGTGCGGAGCACGACGATCTGATCCTCATCGACGGGCAGCAGCGGATCACCACGATCATGCTGCTCATCGCCGCGCTGCACCACACCGTCCGGGACAGCGACCCGGCGCTCGCAGCTGAGCTGCAGCGGGTGCTGGTGCGCGCAGACGATCCCGCGCGCACGAAGCTGCGCCCTCACGATGCGTGGGCCGGCCTGTACGAATCGGTGGTGCTCGACCGGCGCGACGACGGCGATCGCGAATCGCGCTTCGACGACAACTACGCCTTCTTCCGCAGTCAGGTGCACGCCGACGAGGCGCCCGCCATCTGGCGCGGTCTGCAGCGCCTCGAGCATGTGTCGATCACTCTGGGGCCGCAGGCCAGCGCTCAGCAGATCTTCGAGAGCCTGAACTCGACCGGGCAGCCGCTGCGCGACCACGAGCTCATTCACAACTACATCCTGATGGGTCTCTCCCACGCCGAGCAGCAGCGCATCGAGCGGGATTTCTGGCTGCCGATCGAACAGCACACCGGCGAGACGATCGGCGCGTTCTGGCGGCACTACCTCGTCATGACGACCGGGCGCGAGATCGACGCGGCCGGGGAGCACGGCGTCTACGCGGCGTTCCGCGGGTCGTTCCCCCGACTCGACGTCGAGCACCTGCGATCGGATGCGTCGGTATGGCGTGAGTACGCCGAGATCTACGGCATCCTCCTCGACCCGTCCCGCGAGTCGGACGCGGGACTCCGCCTTCAGCTGAACCTGCTGAACACCTTCGGGCGCACCTCGTATCCGCTGGTGATGAGCGCCTACGCCGATCACCGTCGCGGCAGCATTCCGCGGGAGCAGCTGATCGACGTGCTGGAGTGGGTGCAGGCGCTGTTCCTGCGCCGCGCGATCGTCGGCCTGCCGACCGATCGTCTCATCGCCCGGCTGTGCCGCGCCCGCACCGAGGGGCATGATGCGCTGATGCGCGCCATCGGCCGCATCACTCCGTCGGATGAGCGGATCAGCGCGGTGCTCAAGTACGGCGAACTCCCCCACCCCGCGTACGTGCTCGGGCGGATCGAGGGCGTCGAGGACCTGTCGGACTACGACGTCGAGACCATCGTCCCGCCCGTTCCCGCCACGTCGTGGAGCGGCGATGGCTCACGACCGTGGAACGAGTACAGCGAAGACGAGCAGAATGCGCACCGGGCGCTGACGCCGACTCTCGGCAACCTCACCCTACTCGAGGACTCGCTCACCCTGCGCGTGTTCGGCGCCTCGTTCCCCGAGAAGCGCGATCGCGCGTATGCGCGCAGCTCGATCTCGGCCACCCGTGAACTGGCGGACGTCCCGGCGTGGAACACGGCGGCGATCGCCGCCCGAACCGTGCGTCTGACCGCGCAGCTGTTGAGGATCTGGCCCCGACCGGACGTCGGGGAGATCGATGACGACGGGCTCACACCCGTGCTCGACGCCGTGCGCCGCCGCGGGTGGCCCGCCGGGTGGGAGCGCGAGTTCGACTACTGCGAGTACCGCGGCGAGCACTGGGAGATCAAGGACGTCCGCGCTCTGTTCAACCGCATCTTCCGTCGTGCATGGACCGATGACCGCGCCGCCGCCCTCGCCTACAGCGCTGAGCACGGCGGTCCGCTCTACGACGAGATGGCCTGGAAGGGCCAGTGGGACGAGTTCGACGAGTCGCACTTCCTCTACATGGGTTGGGACTCGCACTACATGATGACGGCGCTGCAGGGTGTGCTGGAGCAGTCCGGCATCGCCTCCGAGGTGTTCGTGAAGTACTCCTACATAGGGAACGTGATGTGA
- a CDS encoding YihY/virulence factor BrkB family protein, whose protein sequence is MASDARGPEVQRDGERRQAMVLIVRRVARGFFRTYCPDAAAGLTFYAILAMFPALIAAFSVIGVFGEKRGAAEAVLDLLREVAPRDIVQALRQPLEQVASTAGAGWLIVLALVFALWSVARYVTALGRAMNRIYGVPEGRMFWRAKPAHLLVTFAVFVLVTIACALAALSWPLAQALGRSLGAGEVALTLWRIARWPAVALVVCLIVAILYYFAPNVDHPKFRLMSVGALVAIAAFALASLGFGFYVSHLADYDRIYGSFAGVVIFLLWLWIGNIALLVGALFDAELERVRELRRGVPAERELQVSLRDTTRLEKTAENDVADERLARRLRRTRR, encoded by the coding sequence ATGGCGTCAGATGCGCGGGGTCCCGAAGTGCAGCGTGACGGCGAGCGTCGGCAGGCGATGGTGCTGATCGTCCGGCGCGTGGCGCGAGGATTCTTCCGCACCTACTGCCCGGATGCGGCGGCCGGGCTGACGTTCTACGCGATCCTCGCGATGTTCCCCGCCCTGATCGCCGCGTTCTCGGTCATCGGCGTGTTCGGTGAGAAGCGCGGCGCGGCCGAGGCCGTGCTCGACCTGCTGCGCGAGGTCGCCCCGAGGGACATCGTGCAGGCGCTGCGGCAGCCGCTGGAGCAGGTCGCCTCCACCGCGGGGGCGGGGTGGCTGATCGTGCTGGCGCTCGTGTTCGCGCTGTGGTCGGTCGCCAGATACGTCACGGCGCTCGGCCGCGCCATGAACCGCATCTACGGCGTGCCGGAGGGGCGGATGTTCTGGCGGGCGAAGCCGGCCCATCTGCTCGTCACGTTCGCCGTGTTCGTGCTCGTCACCATCGCCTGCGCCCTTGCTGCTCTCAGCTGGCCCCTCGCGCAGGCGCTCGGGCGATCGCTGGGCGCCGGCGAGGTCGCCTTGACGCTCTGGCGCATCGCCCGCTGGCCGGCCGTCGCCCTTGTCGTCTGCCTGATCGTGGCGATCCTGTACTACTTCGCGCCGAACGTCGATCACCCGAAGTTCCGGCTGATGAGTGTGGGGGCACTGGTCGCGATCGCCGCGTTCGCACTGGCATCCCTCGGATTCGGGTTCTACGTCAGCCATCTCGCCGATTACGACCGGATCTACGGGTCGTTCGCCGGTGTGGTGATCTTCCTGCTCTGGCTGTGGATCGGCAACATCGCGCTGCTCGTCGGCGCGCTGTTCGACGCCGAACTGGAGCGGGTGCGGGAGCTGCGTCGTGGCGTGCCGGCCGAGCGCGAGCTGCAGGTGTCGCTGCGCGATACGACACGGCTCGAGAAGACCGCCGAGAACGACGTGGCCGACGAGCGGCTGGCACGTCGGCTGCGCCGCACGCGACGCTGA
- a CDS encoding beta-ketoacyl-ACP synthase III, translating to MSTLKQATGPAYTRIYSVGAARGENAVPNDDLVGPIDSSDEWIRQRTGIITRTRAVAETSVIELSTAAAKEAVERSGVDPAEIDLVIVATISNPKQTPSVAAIVADRIGATPAAAYDMNAACAGYAYAIAQADALIRAGAARHAVVIGAEKLSDVVDPTDRSISFLLGDGAGAVVIGPSETPGISATIWGSDGSKSDLVGMNHTLTDFRDGKAPWPTLRQEGPSVFRWAVWEMAKVAREALERAGIEASDLAAFIPHQANMRIIEEFAKQLRLPESTVIARDIETTGNTSAASIPLATHRLLEEHPELSGGLALQIGFGAGLVFGAQVVVLP from the coding sequence GTGAGCACTCTCAAGCAGGCCACCGGCCCCGCCTACACGCGCATCTACTCGGTCGGCGCAGCGCGCGGCGAGAACGCCGTGCCCAACGACGACCTGGTCGGGCCGATCGACTCCAGCGACGAGTGGATCCGGCAGCGCACGGGCATCATCACCCGCACCCGCGCCGTCGCCGAGACGAGCGTGATCGAGCTGTCCACCGCCGCGGCGAAGGAGGCCGTCGAGCGCTCGGGCGTCGATCCGGCCGAGATCGACCTCGTGATCGTCGCCACGATCAGCAACCCGAAGCAGACCCCCTCGGTGGCCGCCATCGTGGCCGACCGCATCGGTGCGACCCCCGCGGCGGCGTACGACATGAACGCCGCCTGCGCCGGGTACGCCTACGCCATCGCGCAGGCGGACGCGCTCATCCGCGCCGGAGCCGCCCGACACGCCGTCGTCATCGGCGCCGAGAAGCTCTCCGACGTCGTCGACCCCACCGATCGCAGCATCTCCTTCCTGCTCGGTGACGGAGCCGGAGCCGTGGTGATCGGTCCGAGCGAGACACCGGGCATCTCCGCGACCATCTGGGGCTCGGACGGCTCGAAGTCCGACCTCGTGGGCATGAACCACACCCTCACCGACTTCCGCGACGGGAAGGCGCCCTGGCCGACTCTCCGCCAGGAGGGGCCGAGCGTGTTCCGCTGGGCCGTGTGGGAGATGGCCAAGGTCGCTCGCGAAGCGCTCGAGCGGGCCGGCATCGAGGCATCCGACCTCGCCGCATTCATCCCCCACCAGGCGAACATGCGAATCATCGAGGAGTTCGCCAAGCAGCTGAGGCTGCCCGAGAGCACCGTCATCGCGCGCGACATCGAGACCACCGGCAACACCTCGGCCGCCTCGATCCCGCTTGCGACGCACCGTCTGCTCGAGGAGCACCCGGAGCTGAGCGGCGGCCTGGCGCTGCAGATCGGATTCGGCGCCGGCCTGGTCTTCGGCGCGCAGGTGGTCGTGCTCCCCTGA